AGAATTTAGTTCTCCACAGGGGTCATTAGCAATATTAGCTAAATGTATGACTGCATCTATGCCCTCCATCGGAATATTATCTATATTACGTATGTCTTCTTTAATAACTTTTAAATTTTTATGCTTAACCAGATAATTACCAAACCACTGAATGTCTACTACAGTAACATAGTAGCCTTCGGCTAAAAGGGCTTGAGTCAAGGCTGTTCCAATATAACCGCATCCGCCTGTTAACAAAATATGCATAAAAGCATCTCCTATGGTTTGTGAATATAATGCAAAGGCTGTTTCTTAAGTATCCCCAGATTATCCCTCACCCAGGCAATTGTTTCTTCAATTCCCTGTTCTAACCCAATCTTATCCTCCCAGCCCAGAATATCCTTGGCTTTCGAACTATCAAGTAAATAGGCTGCATCTTTACCCGGGCGATCTTCTATCTCCTCAATATTCTCCGCAAGAGAAATATTCATCTGCCTTGCGATCATTCCCACTAGGCCGCGGATGGATATTTTAAAAGCAGTAGAAAAATGGAATATCTCCCCTCCGCCGGAAAGCCGGGCTGCCTTTAATATGCCATCAACAACATCGCGGATATGGATAAAAGAACGCACGGACTGCCCTCCGCCATGAAGTGGTATTTTTTTCCCTGTAAGAAAATAAAAAATACTTTTAGGAACTATTCTATAAAGCTGTTGCCCGGGGCCATAAACATTGGCGGCGCGGGTGAATACTACCGGGAAATTATATGTCTTATAAAAACTCATCAAGCTCATATCAGCCGCAGCCCGGGAAACAGCATAGGGAGTGCTGGGATTATACACTATACCCTCTTTAATCAGCCCAACACAATTTCCATATACCTCAGGCGTTGAGATATGGACATATTTTTTTAAAAATTCACAGTTACGTAGTTGATCGTGCAACTTTATACAAGCAACTACATTAGTCTGGAACCAGTGTTCGGGATGCACCCAACTCTCGCCAACCATACTCTGGGCCGCGAAATTAACAACATAGTCGGGCTTAAATCTATTTATGACCTCCATAATTTTTTCTAAATCATGATTGATATCCAGCTGGTAAAATTTAAATGCATTACTTTTTTGTTTTATATACGGTAAAAATACCCCGCTTGGTTCTTGAGAACGACTGATACCTATAGCATCCAGGCCTTCACCTAAGGCAAGATCAACAAAATTTGAACCTGAAAAAGAATTGCTTCCGATTATAATAACCTTCTCATTCATTTTCAGCCTTAACATTTTTAGTAATCATATCAACTATACAATGACAAATGGCATGATGCACTATTTCTACCGGTCCATATCCTGAAAACGGCACATAGAAATTAAGTTCCCCGAAGCAGCGCAACGGATTATCCGGTTTAAAACCGGATAATGTGATTATGCGACAATTATTTTTGCCTGCCATTTTTGTTGCGCGGATTATATTCTCGGATTTGCCGGAACTACTGATAGCTAATAGTATATCGCCGGAATCAACAAATACTTCAATTGGCCTATCGAATACATGTTTATACCCGCAATCGTTACTGATGCAAGTAAGTAAGGCATGGTCGTTGAAAGCTACAGCCTTAACCCCGCAGTTTTTCCATAGATCCACCGCTATATGGCTTGAGATAGAAGCGCTTGCGCCGTTTCCGATTAGCATAATCTTGTTGCCAGACGCCTTTTTATCAATCAACAGGCCGGCTGTCCAGGTTAAACCCTTGTCAAAACCTATATTCCTGCCTTTATTGTCTGTTACAACAACCTTATCCAGTAATAATTTCAAATTTTTAAAATACCCCTGCGTATTAATCTTCATTTTAGCAACCTCGTAATGAATTTAAGCACATCAACTTTGTTTACCGCTTCCCTATTGCATACTATCTGAGTAGCTAGTGAGCCTGCGACATTACCGATAAAAGAAGCTAGATCCTGGGGCATGCCCGAGGCAAAACACGGAGCAACAAAAGCAAAAAAAGCATCTCCTGCTCCGATAGGATCAATCACCTTATACGCGAATGCCGGAGTTTCATAAAATCCATCTCCTGCTGTATAGCTCATGGAACCGCTTGACCCGCGAGTAGCAATGATATTCTTGCATTTTAGCTGATTATATATTTTCTTCATATGGGCACGCAAATCATTAAACCTATCGTGAGTGGCATATCTTAATTCCATCTCGTCAATACACACGCAATCAGCGCTGGGATACTTCGTAACCAGGTTAAAACCTATGTTTGCGCTGTTGGTCTGCACGTTTATCGCAAGATACTTAGCCTTTGCGCAGATTAATTTTATTATGTTTTTTGTAAGTAAACCATGCCCGAAATCATTGCTGATGACAAGGTCGTACTTTCTTATTGTCTTATCCAAACGACTTAATACCTTACTTTCGATCTCTTTCGGTATACAAGAATCATCCATATAACAGATCTCGAATAGTTTTCTGCCAACGCTTACACTCACAAACCTTCTTTTTATTATCGTCCCCGTATCCGGCCTAGTAATAAAAACAGGCTCAATATTAACGTTGAGCTTGCTTCTGATAAAACCTTCAAATGAATCTTTTTCCCCCAGGACGGTTAGCAGGTCTACTTTACCACATACAGATGCGGCATTATTAGCGGTCGCTAGAGCGCCTCCAGCAAAATATTCTTCGGAACAATACTTATTAACTACAAGATGCTCTTTTGAAGACTTACCCATAGGCGCACAGTAATGATACTGGTCGATAATTGCATCCCCTATTATCAGCACGTTCAAATTACTCAGGTGTTCAATCTTTTTAGAGATAGAATCCAGCGGATACCGCTTTCCCAAGGCTTTAAGGTATTTCACCGTCCTTTCCGGAAACACATCTATAAAGCTATTGAGTAGCTTCGAAGAACTAAAAGTAATGTCATCGGTTACAAACAACCTTCCTCCAACTGATTTTACCGCATCTTCCTCTTCGCGGATCTTTCCGGTAACATCTTTATCTTTGTCGCGGTAATCCGGGCCTTTGGCATAAACATCGGGTTTAAGGATTCTGATTGCCTCGACCGCGGTAGGCGAATTTAATAAACTCACGTAGTCAGTGACGGCCAGAGAAGCTAAAACCTCAGCCCGTAAATACTCGTTAAAATAAGGCCGGCCCGGCCCCCTCCTTACAAACTGATCCTTTGTAAGCGTAACTACAAGAATATCTCCTTCTTTTTTTGCCTGGTTAAAATGGCGGATGTGGCCTAGATGCACGAGATCAAATACGCCGTGGCATTGAACAATTTTTTTCCCTTTGCTTTTGAGACCTTCAATTATTCTTGCCAATTTATTTAGCGGCTGAATTTTTTTTAAATCATTCTTTTCCATAACTCTCCCTTGAATAAATTAAACGGCTTACATTATTAAAAATGCCTGGCTTCAAAGCTAAAAGTATAAATACTTGATAAATGCATAAACATAACGTGGCCAAACTTTCCTTACATTTATAAGAGAATTCCCACATTCCCTTTTATATTCGTGGCTGGGGATTTCAACTAATCTAAACTTTTTTTTGAGCGTTTTAATTATCATTTCTTGCTCTATCGTAGTTATGTTTTCTCTAAGCCCTAACCCCCTCACTACCTCGGTTTTTATTGCCCTAAACCCGTTTTGTGAATCAGTAAGACGGACATTAAACCTGTAATTTATCGCTAATGTAATTATATCGCTTCCTACCATTCTGACGAACTTTGAAAAGTCTCCATGCAGCTCATCGCTACCGCCTCTCATACGCGAAGCGCTTACGTGGTCGGCTTTTCCCTCTAAAATAGGAGTTATCAAATTGGGTATGTCTCCGGGGTCATGGGAACCATCCGCATCAATAAATACGGTAATAGATCCGCTCACCTCATTAAGGGCTAACCGCATAGCAGCCCCCTTGCCCTTCTTGTTATCCAAAATAACTTTTGCACCTAATTCTTCAGCTATCTCCC
The DNA window shown above is from Candidatus Omnitrophota bacterium and carries:
- a CDS encoding GDP-mannose 4,6-dehydratase — translated: MNEKVIIIGSNSFSGSNFVDLALGEGLDAIGISRSQEPSGVFLPYIKQKSNAFKFYQLDINHDLEKIMEVINRFKPDYVVNFAAQSMVGESWVHPEHWFQTNVVACIKLHDQLRNCEFLKKYVHISTPEVYGNCVGLIKEGIVYNPSTPYAVSRAAADMSLMSFYKTYNFPVVFTRAANVYGPGQQLYRIVPKSIFYFLTGKKIPLHGGGQSVRSFIHIRDVVDGILKAARLSGGGEIFHFSTAFKISIRGLVGMIARQMNISLAENIEEIEDRPGKDAAYLLDSSKAKDILGWEDKIGLEQGIEETIAWVRDNLGILKKQPLHYIHKP
- a CDS encoding SIS domain-containing protein — protein: MKINTQGYFKNLKLLLDKVVVTDNKGRNIGFDKGLTWTAGLLIDKKASGNKIMLIGNGASASISSHIAVDLWKNCGVKAVAFNDHALLTCISNDCGYKHVFDRPIEVFVDSGDILLAISSSGKSENIIRATKMAGKNNCRIITLSGFKPDNPLRCFGELNFYVPFSGYGPVEIVHHAICHCIVDMITKNVKAENE
- a CDS encoding PfkB family carbohydrate kinase, with translation MEKNDLKKIQPLNKLARIIEGLKSKGKKIVQCHGVFDLVHLGHIRHFNQAKKEGDILVVTLTKDQFVRRGPGRPYFNEYLRAEVLASLAVTDYVSLLNSPTAVEAIRILKPDVYAKGPDYRDKDKDVTGKIREEEDAVKSVGGRLFVTDDITFSSSKLLNSFIDVFPERTVKYLKALGKRYPLDSISKKIEHLSNLNVLIIGDAIIDQYHYCAPMGKSSKEHLVVNKYCSEEYFAGGALATANNAASVCGKVDLLTVLGEKDSFEGFIRSKLNVNIEPVFITRPDTGTIIKRRFVSVSVGRKLFEICYMDDSCIPKEIESKVLSRLDKTIRKYDLVISNDFGHGLLTKNIIKLICAKAKYLAINVQTNSANIGFNLVTKYPSADCVCIDEMELRYATHDRFNDLRAHMKKIYNQLKCKNIIATRGSSGSMSYTAGDGFYETPAFAYKVIDPIGAGDAFFAFVAPCFASGMPQDLASFIGNVAGSLATQIVCNREAVNKVDVLKFITRLLK
- a CDS encoding glycosyltransferase family 2 protein; the encoded protein is MKNKVTVIIPAKNEESTIGKIISRVKPFVDEIIVVDGHSTDKTREIAEELGAKVILDNKKGKGAAMRLALNEVSGSITVFIDADGSHDPGDIPNLITPILEGKADHVSASRMRGGSDELHGDFSKFVRMVGSDIITLAINYRFNVRLTDSQNGFRAIKTEVVRGLGLRENITTIEQEMIIKTLKKKFRLVEIPSHEYKRECGNSLINVRKVWPRYVYAFIKYLYF